Proteins encoded within one genomic window of Brachybacterium muris:
- a CDS encoding glycerophosphodiester phosphodiesterase: protein MTSAKPLVVGHRGAALLAPENTLSSFRRALADGADLLECDVHLSSDGTVMVIHDETIDRTAGPDSPLRTGAIADLSSRELETVRQAHDEHIPTLAQLLELTTVPLFIEVKVPAAARAVGEMLADLPQGSPEAASTVISFHAEALAEIRRTSPETPVSYLVEVIDEQAIATARELGAVAVGPAIDGLCLAAARAVLEAGLSLHPWTVNTEQQLQVALACGAGSITTDDPGWVKEQLAERQPRR from the coding sequence ATGACATCTGCCAAGCCCCTCGTCGTCGGCCATCGTGGCGCAGCCCTGCTGGCCCCGGAGAACACCCTGTCCTCGTTCCGTCGGGCCCTTGCCGACGGCGCTGACCTGCTCGAGTGCGATGTGCACCTCAGCAGCGACGGGACGGTGATGGTCATCCACGACGAGACCATCGACCGCACCGCAGGCCCGGACTCCCCGCTGCGCACCGGCGCGATCGCTGATCTCAGCAGCCGCGAACTGGAGACGGTGCGGCAGGCGCACGACGAGCACATCCCCACCCTCGCCCAGCTGCTGGAGCTCACCACGGTGCCGCTGTTCATCGAGGTCAAGGTGCCGGCCGCTGCCCGCGCGGTAGGCGAGATGCTCGCCGATCTGCCCCAGGGGTCGCCGGAAGCGGCGTCGACCGTGATCTCCTTCCACGCCGAGGCGCTCGCCGAGATCCGCCGCACCAGCCCCGAGACACCCGTCTCCTACCTGGTCGAGGTGATCGACGAGCAGGCGATCGCCACCGCCCGTGAGCTGGGCGCTGTCGCCGTCGGCCCCGCGATCGACGGGCTGTGCCTGGCCGCCGCCCGTGCGGTGCTGGAGGCGGGATTGAGCCTGCACCCGTGGACCGTCAACACCGAGCAGCAGCTCCAGGTGGCCCTGGCCTGCGGCGCCGGCTCGATCACCACCGACGACCCCGGGTGGGTGAAGGAGCAGCTCGCCGAGCGTCAGCCGCGGAGGTGA
- the gdhA gene encoding NADP-specific glutamate dehydrogenase, which produces MLDSTLQATYDQVLRRNPGEPEFHQAVREVFESLEVIQGKYPVYNDHDILMRMCEPERQIIFRVPWVDDKGAVQINRGFRVEYNSALGPYKGGLRFHRSVNLGIVKFLGFEQIFKNSLTGLPIGGGKGGSDFDPHGRSDGEVMRFCQSFMTELHRHMGEYTDVPAGDIGVGAREIGYLFGQYKRLTNRYEAGVLTGKGLDWGGSLVRKEATGYGAAIFADEMLRARGSSFEGRRVAVSGSGNVALYAIEKTHQLGGVPITASDSTGYVVDEDGIDLELLKQIKEVERGRIHEYAERRGGSARFVKGGSVWDVPAAIAIPSATQNELDVDAARTLVSNGLEAVSEGANMPCTREAIEVFRGAGVSFGPGKAANAGGVATSALEMQQNASRDTWSFEHTEERLTQIMKNIHSTCLETAEEAGRPGDYVVGANVAGFRKVADAMIAFGVI; this is translated from the coding sequence ATGCTCGATTCGACGCTCCAGGCCACCTACGACCAGGTTCTCCGTCGCAACCCCGGTGAGCCCGAGTTCCACCAGGCAGTGCGCGAGGTGTTCGAGTCCCTCGAGGTCATCCAGGGCAAGTACCCCGTCTACAACGACCACGACATCCTGATGCGGATGTGCGAGCCCGAGCGGCAGATCATCTTCCGGGTCCCGTGGGTGGACGACAAGGGCGCCGTGCAGATCAATCGCGGCTTCCGCGTGGAGTACAACTCGGCGCTGGGCCCCTACAAGGGCGGCCTGCGCTTCCATCGCTCGGTGAACCTCGGCATCGTGAAGTTCCTGGGCTTCGAGCAGATCTTCAAGAACTCCCTGACCGGCCTGCCCATCGGCGGCGGCAAGGGCGGCTCCGACTTCGACCCCCACGGGCGCTCCGACGGCGAGGTCATGCGCTTCTGCCAGTCGTTCATGACCGAGCTGCACCGCCACATGGGTGAGTACACCGACGTCCCCGCCGGTGACATCGGCGTGGGCGCCCGCGAGATCGGCTACCTGTTCGGCCAGTACAAGCGTCTGACCAACCGCTACGAGGCAGGCGTGCTCACCGGCAAGGGCCTGGACTGGGGCGGCTCCCTGGTGCGCAAGGAGGCCACCGGCTACGGCGCGGCCATCTTCGCCGACGAGATGCTGCGCGCCCGCGGCTCCTCCTTCGAGGGCCGTCGCGTGGCCGTCTCCGGCTCCGGCAACGTGGCCCTGTACGCCATCGAGAAGACCCATCAGCTGGGTGGCGTGCCCATCACCGCCTCGGACTCCACTGGCTACGTGGTGGACGAGGACGGCATCGACCTGGAGCTGCTCAAGCAGATCAAGGAGGTCGAGCGCGGCCGCATCCACGAGTACGCCGAGCGTCGCGGCGGCAGCGCCCGCTTCGTCAAGGGCGGCAGCGTGTGGGACGTCCCGGCTGCCATCGCCATCCCCAGCGCCACCCAGAACGAGCTCGACGTGGACGCCGCCCGTACCCTGGTGAGCAACGGCCTGGAGGCCGTCTCCGAGGGCGCGAACATGCCCTGCACCCGCGAGGCCATCGAGGTGTTCCGCGGGGCAGGTGTCTCCTTCGGTCCCGGCAAGGCCGCGAACGCCGGTGGCGTGGCCACCAGTGCGCTGGAGATGCAGCAGAACGCCTCCCGCGACACCTGGAGCTTCGAGCACACCGAGGAGCGCCTCACGCAAATCATGAAGAACATCCACTCCACCTGCCTGGAGACCGCCGAGGAGGCGGGTCGCCCCGGTGACTACGTGGTGGGCGCGAATGTGGCCGGCTTCCGCAAGGTGGCCGACGCGATGATCGCCTTCGGCGTGATCTGA
- a CDS encoding DUF2809 domain-containing protein, translating into MTIALGLGIRAGVDAGWAGPAGDLLYATLMYLAIAFVLPRTGRWQVAAVALSVCWAIELFQTTGIPAQLAQVFPPVRLLLGTTFVPLDLLSYAIGVGLAVVADAVVVRAVTGAAFPRRGSA; encoded by the coding sequence GTGACGATCGCTCTGGGTCTCGGGATCCGCGCGGGTGTGGACGCCGGCTGGGCAGGGCCGGCGGGCGACCTCCTCTACGCGACGCTCATGTACCTGGCGATCGCCTTCGTGCTGCCGCGAACGGGGAGGTGGCAGGTGGCGGCGGTGGCGCTCAGCGTGTGCTGGGCGATCGAGCTGTTCCAGACCACCGGCATCCCGGCCCAGCTCGCCCAGGTGTTCCCGCCTGTCCGGTTGCTGCTGGGCACCACCTTCGTACCGCTGGACCTGCTGTCCTACGCGATCGGGGTGGGGCTGGCTGTCGTGGCCGATGCAGTGGTGGTCCGCGCGGTCACAGGGGCAGCATTCCCTCGGCGAGGGAGCGCCTGA
- a CDS encoding cysteine hydrolase family protein, which yields MDTVAPGTPTPDTAPWLLVVDPQRIFADPTSEWASPFFPSAMGNIRALAAHVGSEHTLVTRWLPTADRDTAWGAYFAAWPFADVPAEDPLYELVEDAQALSAHPTVDEPTFGKWGPKLEAIVGRAPQLLVTGVSTDCCVITTVLAAADAGAHVTVVTDAVAPSTAENGQAALQVMGLFPPQVQLRSTREVLESVPPRAGA from the coding sequence ATGGACACCGTCGCGCCTGGTACTCCCACTCCTGACACCGCCCCCTGGCTGCTGGTCGTGGACCCGCAGCGGATCTTCGCCGATCCCACCTCGGAATGGGCCTCCCCGTTCTTCCCCTCGGCGATGGGGAACATCCGCGCCCTGGCCGCCCACGTCGGCTCCGAGCACACCCTGGTGACCCGCTGGCTGCCCACCGCCGACCGCGACACCGCCTGGGGCGCCTACTTCGCGGCCTGGCCCTTCGCCGACGTTCCCGCCGAGGACCCGCTGTACGAACTGGTGGAGGATGCGCAGGCGCTCTCCGCGCACCCCACGGTGGATGAGCCCACCTTCGGCAAGTGGGGGCCGAAGCTCGAAGCGATCGTCGGCCGCGCCCCGCAGCTGCTGGTCACGGGGGTCTCGACCGACTGCTGCGTGATCACCACCGTGCTCGCCGCGGCCGATGCGGGCGCGCACGTGACCGTGGTGACCGACGCAGTCGCCCCCTCGACGGCCGAGAACGGGCAGGCGGCACTGCAGGTGATGGGCCTGTTCCCACCCCAGGTGCAGCTGCGCTCCACGCGGGAGGTCCTGGAGTCGGTGCCACCGCGGGCGGGGGCCTGA
- a CDS encoding phosphotransferase family protein yields MQSTPAHDPSAAPDPVSPAMGERLQQAWSNGTLVLPMRDDHSPVRLPGLHKSVLPPSLSGSARVELVGVGERFAAWRLTPQENASVIVRIPHVAPAELHQSLAHEIAALTLIPAEVGPDPIAFHDDAATSPIGHPYVVATDMPGRAAAPETWTPAHLAAHAEHLAHLHTVPAPGRGPVSLGEDPWAQLPAGPPGLLTEVEQLVEQWRQQHAAVIAEHHLEPFLEAALVAVAGIEPEIAAMAGTDGFVLAHGDLCSTNVLWSHPEAEDDQPVVRYIDFEWAQADDPARDLAIIGGPVHGGPWYVPMDEPQVETFVDHYLRARTEHGEVPFSVADVPSLRRRMNAWTAYERTAMLVHVASRASTQVAHQRVLPRLRSTLAAFLGIEGRDDA; encoded by the coding sequence ATGCAGAGCACCCCTGCCCACGATCCGTCCGCCGCACCCGATCCCGTGAGCCCCGCCATGGGTGAGCGCCTGCAGCAGGCGTGGAGCAACGGGACCCTGGTGCTGCCGATGCGGGACGACCACTCCCCCGTGCGCCTGCCGGGACTGCACAAGTCGGTGCTGCCGCCGTCGCTGTCCGGATCGGCACGGGTGGAGCTGGTGGGGGTGGGTGAGCGGTTCGCCGCGTGGAGGCTCACCCCGCAGGAGAACGCCTCGGTGATCGTGCGGATCCCCCATGTGGCCCCGGCCGAGCTGCATCAGAGCCTGGCTCACGAGATCGCGGCGCTCACCCTGATCCCCGCCGAGGTGGGGCCGGACCCGATCGCCTTCCACGACGACGCGGCCACCAGCCCCATCGGCCACCCGTACGTGGTGGCCACCGACATGCCCGGCCGTGCCGCCGCACCGGAGACCTGGACCCCTGCACACCTGGCCGCGCACGCCGAGCACCTGGCCCACCTGCACACGGTGCCCGCCCCCGGGCGCGGCCCTGTCTCCCTCGGAGAGGACCCCTGGGCGCAGCTCCCTGCCGGGCCGCCCGGCCTGCTCACCGAGGTGGAGCAGCTGGTGGAGCAGTGGAGGCAGCAGCATGCGGCGGTGATCGCCGAGCACCACCTGGAACCGTTCCTGGAGGCCGCCCTCGTGGCCGTGGCCGGGATCGAGCCGGAGATCGCTGCGATGGCCGGCACGGACGGCTTCGTGCTGGCCCACGGTGACCTGTGCTCCACCAACGTGCTGTGGAGCCACCCGGAGGCCGAAGACGACCAGCCGGTGGTGCGGTACATCGACTTCGAGTGGGCGCAGGCCGACGACCCTGCCCGCGACCTGGCCATCATCGGCGGGCCGGTGCACGGCGGCCCCTGGTACGTCCCGATGGACGAGCCGCAGGTGGAGACATTCGTCGACCACTACCTGCGGGCCCGCACCGAACACGGGGAGGTGCCCTTCTCGGTGGCCGACGTTCCCTCGCTGCGCCGCCGGATGAACGCCTGGACGGCGTACGAGCGCACCGCGATGCTGGTGCACGTGGCCTCCCGGGCCTCAACCCAGGTGGCGCATCAGCGGGTGCTGCCGCGACTGAGGTCCACCTTGGCGGCGTTCCTTGGGATCGAGGGCCGCGATGATGCGTGA
- a CDS encoding DUF488 family protein, which yields MPPPLITVGHGRLDRDELTALLSGAGIERLVDVRRFPGSRANDAAARGQVEAICEAAGIDYRWEERLGGRRRLTKEQDSASPDVWWRVAAFRAYAAWTREPEFRAAVADLLVDIDAARTAVMCSESVWWRCHRRIIADVITLEQGILVEHLMPSGDLRIHEPSEGARLDTEGHVVWDGEEAST from the coding sequence ATGCCTCCTCCTCTGATCACCGTCGGCCACGGCCGTCTCGACCGCGACGAGCTCACCGCGCTGCTGAGCGGCGCAGGGATCGAGCGCCTGGTGGACGTGCGCCGCTTCCCCGGCAGCCGGGCGAACGACGCCGCGGCCCGCGGCCAGGTGGAGGCGATCTGCGAAGCCGCAGGCATCGACTACCGGTGGGAGGAGCGCCTGGGAGGGAGGCGTCGCCTCACCAAGGAGCAGGACTCCGCCTCCCCTGACGTCTGGTGGCGGGTAGCCGCGTTCCGGGCCTACGCCGCCTGGACCCGCGAGCCGGAGTTCCGGGCAGCGGTCGCAGACCTCCTCGTCGACATCGACGCCGCCCGCACCGCGGTGATGTGCTCGGAGTCGGTGTGGTGGCGCTGCCACCGGCGGATCATCGCCGACGTGATCACACTGGAGCAGGGGATACTCGTGGAGCACCTGATGCCCAGCGGTGACCTGCGCATTCACGAGCCCAGCGAGGGAGCCCGGTTGGACACCGAGGGGCACGTGGTCTGGGACGGGGAGGAGGCCAGCACCTAG
- a CDS encoding LLM class flavin-dependent oxidoreductase, translated as MRAFGFLSFGHYGHAAAHGGLSARQMLHDALDITVGADELGVNGAYFRVHHFATQSASPMPLLAAAAARTQRIEVGTGVIDMRYENPLQLAEEAAALDLIADGRVALGVSRGSPEPADRGWETFGYTGSTDPRGADIARDKFELFLRAVRGERLAPADPKQYGPGTRLRVEPHSEGLIERIWWGAGSRDSAETVGRQGLNLMSSTLLTEATGATFGELQAEQIDRYREAFAEAGHTRRPRVSVSRSVFPVVTEQDALMFGLRSGNGTDQIGIIDGMRSTFGRTYVGEPDQLVEQLKEDAAVMSADTLMLTIPSQLGVDLNLHILEGFAQHVAPALGWKRNTEGPVVGDPATA; from the coding sequence ATGCGAGCTTTCGGATTCCTCAGTTTCGGCCACTACGGCCACGCCGCCGCCCACGGGGGCCTCAGCGCCCGCCAGATGCTTCACGATGCACTGGACATCACCGTCGGCGCAGATGAGCTGGGTGTCAACGGTGCTTACTTCCGGGTGCACCACTTCGCCACCCAGTCGGCCTCCCCCATGCCGCTGCTGGCCGCTGCCGCCGCCCGCACCCAGCGCATCGAGGTGGGCACCGGCGTGATCGACATGCGCTACGAGAACCCCCTCCAGCTGGCGGAGGAAGCCGCAGCACTGGACCTGATCGCCGATGGGCGGGTGGCGCTCGGGGTGTCCCGCGGCAGCCCGGAGCCGGCCGACCGCGGCTGGGAGACCTTCGGGTACACCGGCTCCACCGACCCCCGCGGAGCCGACATCGCCCGCGACAAGTTCGAGCTGTTCCTGCGGGCCGTGCGCGGGGAGCGCCTGGCCCCGGCAGATCCGAAGCAGTACGGACCCGGCACGCGTCTGCGCGTGGAGCCGCATTCCGAGGGCCTGATCGAGCGGATCTGGTGGGGTGCCGGCTCCCGGGACAGCGCGGAGACCGTCGGCCGCCAGGGCCTGAACCTGATGAGCTCCACACTGCTGACCGAGGCCACCGGTGCCACCTTCGGGGAGCTGCAGGCTGAGCAGATCGACCGCTACCGGGAGGCCTTCGCCGAGGCCGGCCACACGCGCCGGCCGCGAGTGTCCGTCTCGCGCAGCGTGTTCCCCGTGGTCACCGAACAGGACGCGCTGATGTTCGGCCTGCGCTCCGGCAACGGGACCGATCAGATCGGGATCATCGACGGGATGCGCTCCACCTTCGGCCGCACCTACGTGGGCGAGCCGGACCAGCTGGTGGAGCAGCTGAAGGAGGACGCTGCGGTGATGAGCGCGGATACCCTCATGCTCACCATTCCCTCGCAGCTGGGCGTGGACCTGAACCTGCACATCCTGGAGGGCTTCGCCCAGCACGTCGCGCCGGCCCTGGGGTGGAAGCGGAACACGGAGGGACCCGTCGTCGGCGACCCTGCGACCGCCTGA
- a CDS encoding sulfite exporter TauE/SafE family protein: MELALLAIAVGVGVGLVVGALGAGGGILAVPVLVFLLSQDPHAATASSLLIVLITALFSIPHHARKRNVAWRDGLVFAGVSVVGAVLGSRLSVLVDPTLLLILFGSMLTVVAIVMLRRGIAGRRQEDRKSAAHGTHEGEEPLAFHDDPVLDAPGPDTVIAADGTLTHHGKTDLEPPHGPTAAVDGRRGPRLPWVIAAASLTGFLTGFFGVGGGFIVVPMLVIALGLAMRRASGTSLLVMIVTTAASLLARIGTDVSVDWTVTLLFAAGSAVGGMLGGPLSAKARASTLTLIFAALLGGVAAVTLGNTLLG; this comes from the coding sequence ATGGAGTTGGCACTGCTCGCGATCGCCGTCGGCGTAGGGGTGGGCCTGGTCGTGGGTGCCCTCGGCGCTGGTGGAGGGATCCTCGCGGTGCCCGTGCTGGTGTTCCTGCTGTCCCAGGACCCGCACGCCGCCACCGCCTCCAGCCTGCTGATCGTGCTGATCACGGCCCTGTTCTCGATCCCCCATCACGCCCGCAAGCGCAATGTGGCCTGGCGCGACGGCCTGGTGTTCGCCGGGGTATCCGTGGTGGGGGCCGTGCTCGGTTCCCGCCTGTCGGTGCTGGTGGACCCCACGCTGCTGCTGATCCTGTTCGGCTCCATGCTGACGGTGGTGGCGATCGTGATGCTGCGGCGCGGCATCGCAGGCCGCCGCCAGGAGGACCGAAAGAGCGCCGCCCACGGCACGCACGAGGGCGAGGAACCGCTCGCGTTCCATGACGACCCCGTGCTCGACGCCCCCGGCCCCGACACCGTGATCGCCGCCGACGGCACCCTCACCCACCACGGGAAGACCGACCTCGAGCCTCCGCACGGCCCCACGGCCGCAGTTGACGGCCGCCGGGGTCCTCGCCTGCCCTGGGTCATCGCCGCGGCATCCCTGACCGGGTTCCTCACCGGGTTCTTCGGGGTGGGTGGCGGTTTCATCGTGGTGCCGATGCTGGTGATCGCCCTGGGCCTGGCGATGCGCCGAGCCTCCGGCACCAGTCTGCTGGTCATGATCGTCACCACCGCCGCCAGCCTGCTCGCCCGCATCGGCACCGACGTGAGCGTGGACTGGACCGTCACGCTGCTGTTCGCTGCCGGGTCCGCAGTGGGCGGCATGCTGGGCGGCCCGCTCTCCGCCAAGGCGCGCGCCTCCACCCTCACCCTGATCTTCGCGGCGCTGCTGGGCGGGGTCGCAGCGGTGACGCTGGGGAACACGCTGCTGGGCTAG
- a CDS encoding class I SAM-dependent methyltransferase, which produces MQRRTEDRDFSAYNAAQQGRPVRPLAVRAVETAAQGTADAAVPRPTGPGAADGDERPTAVELGSGIGIEAEFLARQGYEVWTYDADPSVEPALRQLAARHPVHHSTTVLESIADLPSADLLLSCATLSFVPRAAFGGLWRSIVAAVRPGGVLAIDLFGENDDWAVTDGTFLSRSQVEDLLQGWASAEVEEREYDGHSFGGPKHWHTFTVIARR; this is translated from the coding sequence ATGCAGAGGCGTACAGAGGATCGGGACTTCTCCGCGTACAACGCGGCCCAGCAGGGCAGACCGGTCAGGCCCCTGGCGGTGCGCGCAGTCGAGACTGCGGCACAGGGCACGGCCGACGCTGCGGTGCCACGCCCGACCGGGCCCGGGGCCGCTGACGGGGATGAGCGCCCCACCGCCGTGGAGCTGGGCAGCGGGATCGGCATCGAGGCGGAGTTCCTGGCCCGGCAGGGCTACGAGGTGTGGACCTACGATGCCGATCCCTCCGTCGAACCCGCCCTGCGCCAGCTGGCCGCGCGGCATCCCGTGCACCACTCCACCACGGTGCTGGAGTCGATCGCCGATCTGCCCTCCGCTGACCTCTTGCTCTCCTGCGCGACCCTGTCCTTCGTGCCGCGAGCGGCGTTCGGCGGCCTGTGGCGCAGCATCGTCGCCGCGGTGCGGCCCGGCGGGGTGCTCGCGATCGACCTGTTCGGGGAGAACGACGACTGGGCAGTGACCGACGGCACGTTCCTCTCCCGCTCGCAGGTCGAGGACCTGCTGCAGGGCTGGGCGAGTGCCGAGGTGGAGGAGAGGGAGTACGACGGCCACTCCTTCGGCGGGCCCAAGCACTGGCACACGTTCACTGTCATCGCCCGCCGCTGA
- a CDS encoding pyrimidine dimer DNA glycosylase/endonuclease V, whose amino-acid sequence MRLWSLHPSLLDRAALVAGWRETLLAQKVLDGGTRGYTHHPQLRRFRAQPAPLEAIGAYLGALQQEATDRGYRFDVTRILHPTAIGSIPSIPVTTGQLAYELEHLRRKVEGRAPEWLPRLSEEGVTPRAHPLLQVGPGDVEDWEVR is encoded by the coding sequence ATGCGTCTGTGGAGCCTGCACCCGTCCCTGCTGGACCGCGCGGCCCTGGTGGCCGGCTGGCGAGAGACCCTGCTGGCACAGAAGGTGCTGGACGGAGGCACCCGCGGCTACACCCATCACCCGCAGCTGCGGCGGTTCCGCGCCCAACCGGCTCCGCTCGAGGCGATCGGTGCCTACCTGGGTGCTCTGCAGCAGGAAGCCACCGATCGGGGCTACCGCTTCGACGTCACCAGGATCCTGCATCCGACGGCCATCGGTTCCATCCCGTCGATCCCGGTGACCACCGGTCAGCTCGCCTACGAGCTGGAGCACCTGCGTCGCAAGGTGGAGGGACGCGCCCCGGAGTGGCTGCCCCGTCTGTCCGAGGAGGGCGTCACGCCGCGGGCCCACCCGCTGCTGCAGGTGGGCCCGGGGGATGTGGAGGACTGGGAGGTGCGCTGA
- a CDS encoding fructosamine kinase family protein: protein MMRERGQPDSFVKSRADAPAGFFETEAAGLRWLAEPGVVPVVEVLEVQENALHLERLDPAPPTAEAARAFGERLAALHDAGAPGFGWSPGRAAWFGPLDDPFEVPTDSRGSFAEFWAGDRLRPLLEASSATLGTDGATRVGAAVDAIAAGVFDGISGEGAEQPSRVHGDLWSGNVMWTPGGAVLIDPAAHGGHRLEDLAMLSLFGAPHLEEIYAGYQQSHPLPTGWREDLCAHVLFGLLAHVHLFGSGYVAQAVSTADAVVTRARHLRG, encoded by the coding sequence ATGATGCGTGAACGGGGCCAGCCGGATTCGTTCGTGAAGTCCAGGGCCGACGCCCCCGCGGGCTTCTTCGAGACCGAGGCAGCGGGGCTGCGGTGGCTGGCCGAACCAGGCGTGGTCCCCGTGGTGGAAGTGCTGGAGGTGCAGGAGAACGCCCTGCACCTGGAGCGCCTGGACCCGGCACCGCCCACCGCCGAGGCGGCCCGCGCCTTCGGCGAGCGCCTCGCGGCACTGCACGATGCCGGAGCACCCGGTTTCGGCTGGTCACCGGGGCGGGCGGCGTGGTTCGGCCCCCTCGATGATCCCTTCGAGGTGCCCACCGACTCGCGTGGCTCCTTCGCGGAGTTCTGGGCGGGCGATCGCCTGCGACCGCTGCTGGAAGCCTCGTCAGCCACTCTCGGGACCGACGGCGCAACCCGCGTGGGTGCCGCCGTCGATGCGATCGCCGCGGGGGTGTTCGACGGGATCAGCGGGGAAGGTGCCGAGCAGCCCAGCCGGGTGCACGGGGACCTGTGGTCCGGCAACGTGATGTGGACGCCGGGTGGTGCGGTGCTGATCGACCCGGCCGCGCATGGCGGGCACCGCCTGGAGGACCTGGCGATGCTGTCGCTGTTCGGTGCGCCGCACCTGGAGGAGATCTATGCCGGGTACCAGCAGTCGCATCCGCTTCCCACCGGCTGGCGGGAGGACCTGTGCGCGCATGTGCTGTTCGGGCTGCTGGCGCACGTGCACCTGTTCGGGAGCGGATACGTGGCGCAGGCGGTCTCGACGGCCGATGCGGTGGTGACCCGGGCACGGCACCTGCGCGGATGA
- a CDS encoding CoA transferase translates to MEPPLIRDWPGSLDVGGLAADSVEQARRAVERVAGLRGIDAEVGTSAALIVGAFDAIGHLRIDGRPAPGWAPLSGFVEAADGWVRLHGNFPHHAEAIRASLQVGGPEELAAAVSRLPAAQVEERVQAAGGIATVVRSPAQWEQHPHHRATCDVPWHRVLPGAERRVLGAAQDVPLQGVRVLDLTRVIAGPVCSQLLGCLGSEVLRIDPPHCPELLEHHLSTGMGKRSAQLDLGKHLDVLHEHLLPGADVVLLGYRPGSLDRFGLAPAGLAQRFPHLVIGSLSAWGEHGPWGSTAGFDSIVQAATGIASVCGGEDGRPGALPVQALDHSSGYLLAARVIDLLADARGGRVHVNLLGAARELLRRAVPERAGGDALREDDTAQAGNAIDAGAGGAGPDSGGAGPATVDLDTPHGRVRTVPVPLTLDGAPISGPIAEYGTARPHWDGGASGAVPPSVTG, encoded by the coding sequence GTGGAACCACCGCTGATCCGTGACTGGCCGGGATCGCTCGACGTCGGAGGCCTCGCTGCCGACTCGGTCGAGCAGGCGCGCCGAGCCGTCGAGCGCGTGGCGGGGCTGAGGGGGATCGATGCCGAGGTGGGGACCTCCGCAGCGCTGATCGTCGGCGCCTTCGATGCGATCGGCCACCTGCGCATCGACGGGCGCCCGGCACCGGGGTGGGCCCCGCTCAGCGGCTTCGTCGAGGCGGCCGACGGGTGGGTGCGACTCCACGGCAACTTCCCCCACCACGCGGAGGCGATCCGGGCATCGCTCCAGGTGGGCGGCCCGGAGGAGCTGGCTGCGGCCGTCTCGCGCCTTCCAGCCGCGCAGGTGGAGGAACGGGTGCAGGCGGCCGGTGGCATCGCCACCGTGGTGCGCTCCCCGGCGCAGTGGGAGCAGCATCCCCACCACCGGGCGACCTGTGACGTCCCCTGGCACCGGGTGCTGCCCGGTGCGGAGCGGCGAGTGCTGGGTGCTGCCCAGGACGTGCCGCTTCAGGGGGTGCGGGTCCTGGACCTCACCCGGGTGATCGCCGGGCCCGTTTGCTCCCAGCTGTTGGGCTGCCTGGGGTCCGAGGTGCTGCGCATCGACCCGCCACACTGCCCGGAGCTGCTGGAGCACCACCTGTCCACCGGCATGGGCAAGCGTTCCGCACAGCTCGACCTGGGCAAGCACCTGGATGTCCTGCACGAGCACCTGCTGCCCGGGGCGGACGTGGTGCTGCTGGGCTACCGACCCGGATCGCTGGACCGGTTCGGTCTCGCCCCGGCAGGCCTCGCACAGCGCTTCCCGCATCTGGTGATCGGCTCACTCAGTGCGTGGGGCGAGCACGGGCCGTGGGGGAGCACGGCGGGGTTCGACTCGATCGTGCAGGCCGCGACCGGTATCGCCAGTGTGTGCGGAGGTGAGGACGGGCGCCCCGGGGCACTGCCGGTGCAGGCCCTGGACCACTCCAGCGGGTACCTGCTCGCTGCTCGGGTGATCGACCTGCTGGCCGATGCCCGCGGCGGGCGGGTGCACGTGAACCTGCTCGGTGCCGCGCGGGAGCTGCTGCGGCGTGCGGTGCCGGAACGGGCCGGCGGGGATGCGCTGCGCGAGGACGACACGGCGCAAGCAGGCAACGCGATCGATGCCGGTGCGGGCGGTGCCGGGCCGGACTCGGGCGGCGCGGGCCCGGCCACGGTCGACCTCGACACCCCGCACGGACGGGTGCGCACCGTCCCGGTTCCGCTCACCCTCGACGGCGCGCCGATCAGCGGGCCGATCGCGGAGTACGGCACCGCCCGGCCTCATTGGGACGGAGGGGCCTCTGGTGCGGTGCCCCCATCGGTGACAGGCTGA